One segment of Sinorhizobium sp. BG8 DNA contains the following:
- the otnC gene encoding 3-oxo-tetronate 4-phosphate decarboxylase codes for MTGRISEETKLRDEIAAVGKSIFDRALTFGSTGNISARLSNGELLMTPTNASLGDLDPARLSRFTAEGVHVDGDKPTKEAFLHQCMYCRGKMRGAVVHLHSTYAVAVSLLEDIDPADVLPPLTAYYVMRVGTLPLVPYFPPGDVALAEAVAERAEASHAVLLANHGPVVAGKTLREAQYATEELEETAKLFLMLDGRRIRPLTASQRQDLLDRSS; via the coding sequence ATGACGGGACGGATATCGGAAGAGACGAAACTGCGCGATGAAATCGCCGCCGTCGGGAAATCGATCTTCGATCGGGCGCTTACATTCGGATCCACGGGCAACATCAGTGCCCGCCTGTCGAACGGCGAGCTCTTGATGACGCCGACCAATGCCTCGCTCGGCGATCTCGATCCCGCGCGCCTCTCCCGCTTCACCGCCGAGGGGGTGCATGTGGACGGCGACAAGCCCACCAAGGAGGCGTTCCTGCATCAGTGCATGTACTGCCGGGGCAAGATGCGTGGCGCCGTCGTCCACCTCCACTCGACATATGCCGTTGCCGTCAGCCTGCTCGAGGACATCGATCCGGCGGATGTGCTGCCGCCGCTCACCGCCTATTATGTGATGCGCGTCGGGACCCTGCCGCTCGTGCCCTATTTCCCGCCCGGCGACGTCGCGCTTGCGGAAGCGGTTGCGGAACGGGCGGAGGCGAGTCACGCCGTCCTGCTTGCCAATCACGGTCCGGTTGTCGCGGGAAAAACGCTTCGGGAGGCGCAATACGCGACCGAAGAGCTCGAGGAAACGGCAAAGCTTTTCCTCATGCTCGACGGACGCAGGATCAGGCCGCTCACCGCGTCGCAGAGGCAGGACCTGCTCGACCGTTCCTCCTAG
- a CDS encoding DUF922 domain-containing protein — translation MKAGIRLISLTTLLASAPLAASAEWQAVETVKSYAIAGQTGAELYFSIGERGPEAGGMGRAIAHTNFKLTWTRKYEPQGDSCVLVTARPKLVITYTLPKPAKPLQGSVKRNWETFITGVRRHELVHGEMIKAMVKQIETVSVGLSVPDDPGCRKIRAELTRRLGEISQEQRRQSRDFDRAELSKGGNIHRLVLDLVNGD, via the coding sequence ATGAAGGCAGGCATCCGGCTCATTTCTCTTACGACGCTTCTGGCGTCGGCCCCGCTCGCCGCCAGCGCGGAATGGCAGGCAGTCGAAACCGTCAAGTCCTATGCGATTGCCGGGCAGACTGGCGCCGAGCTCTACTTCTCGATCGGAGAAAGGGGACCGGAAGCGGGCGGGATGGGACGTGCCATCGCGCACACGAACTTCAAGCTGACATGGACGCGGAAGTACGAACCCCAGGGAGATTCATGCGTGCTGGTCACCGCCCGGCCGAAGCTCGTCATCACCTACACCTTGCCGAAGCCCGCAAAACCTTTGCAGGGGAGCGTGAAGAGGAACTGGGAAACCTTCATTACCGGCGTGCGCCGGCACGAACTGGTCCACGGCGAGATGATCAAGGCCATGGTCAAGCAGATCGAGACCGTAAGCGTCGGCCTTTCCGTCCCCGATGATCCCGGCTGCCGCAAGATCCGTGCCGAGCTCACAAGGCGGCTGGGCGAGATCTCGCAGGAACAGCGCCGCCAAAGCCGGGACTTTGACCGGGCCGAGCTCAGCAAGGGCGGCAATATCCACCGGCTGGTCCTTGACCTCGTGAATGGTGACTGA
- the blh gene encoding bifunctional sulfur transferase/dioxygenase Blh, producing MPVTKITERLSVMGQPAVEDFRDLKAQGFATVVNARPDHEDQAQPGTHAEEQAAHDAGLSYVYIPVTTPTITQADVRAFQKAVNEAQGPVVAHCKSGTRALMLHAIGEALDGRMRTDDVVAFGRDHGFDIVAAANWLTKDAARRPVVEAFFDAHTSSVQYVVSDPATNKCAIIDGVLDFDEKSGATATRNADAILAYISDRKLSVEWILDTHPHADHFSAASYLKQRTGAPTAIGERVVDVQRLWKVIYNWPELATDGSQWDRLFAHGDTFKVGSIDAKVMFSPGHTLASVTYVIGDAAFVHDTVFMPDGGTARADFPGADPRMLWHSIQAILELPEDTRLFTGHDYQPNGRAPRWESTIAAQKQANPHLAGITEEAFVALRTKRDRTLPMPKLILHALQVNVRAGRLPEPEANGKRYLKFPLDALDGAAW from the coding sequence ATGCCCGTTACCAAGATTACCGAGAGGCTTTCCGTCATGGGGCAGCCTGCGGTGGAAGACTTTCGCGATCTGAAAGCCCAGGGCTTCGCGACCGTGGTCAACGCCCGCCCGGATCACGAGGATCAGGCACAGCCGGGCACCCATGCCGAGGAACAGGCTGCCCACGACGCCGGCCTCTCCTATGTCTACATCCCCGTCACCACGCCGACGATCACGCAGGCCGATGTCCGCGCTTTTCAGAAGGCGGTGAACGAGGCGCAGGGACCGGTCGTCGCGCATTGCAAGTCGGGCACGCGGGCACTGATGCTCCATGCGATCGGCGAGGCGCTTGACGGCCGAATGAGGACTGATGATGTCGTCGCCTTCGGCCGGGACCATGGCTTCGACATCGTGGCCGCCGCCAATTGGCTGACGAAGGACGCCGCCCGGCGACCAGTCGTAGAGGCCTTCTTCGACGCGCATACCTCCAGTGTCCAGTACGTGGTCTCCGATCCCGCCACGAACAAATGCGCGATCATCGACGGGGTGCTCGATTTCGACGAGAAGTCCGGAGCGACGGCGACGCGAAATGCGGATGCGATCCTCGCCTACATCAGCGACAGGAAGCTCAGCGTCGAGTGGATCCTAGACACCCATCCGCATGCGGACCATTTCTCCGCCGCCAGCTATCTCAAGCAGCGGACCGGCGCCCCGACTGCGATCGGGGAACGGGTCGTTGACGTGCAACGGCTGTGGAAGGTCATCTACAACTGGCCCGAGCTTGCCACTGACGGATCGCAGTGGGACCGGCTGTTTGCCCACGGCGACACGTTCAAGGTCGGCTCCATCGACGCAAAGGTGATGTTTTCTCCCGGCCATACGCTTGCTTCGGTCACCTATGTCATCGGCGACGCCGCTTTCGTCCATGATACCGTCTTCATGCCGGACGGCGGAACCGCGCGCGCCGATTTCCCCGGCGCCGACCCTCGCATGCTTTGGCACTCGATCCAGGCCATTCTCGAACTGCCGGAAGACACCCGCCTCTTCACCGGGCACGACTACCAGCCCAATGGACGGGCTCCGCGCTGGGAGAGCACGATCGCTGCACAGAAGCAGGCAAATCCCCACCTCGCCGGGATCACCGAGGAGGCCTTCGTTGCGCTCAGGACCAAGCGGGACCGGACCCTGCCGATGCCGAAGCTGATCCTGCATGCCTTGCAGGTGAACGTGAGGGCCGGACGCCTTCCCGAGCCTGAAGCGAACGGCAAGCGCTATCTGAAATTCCCCCTCGACGCGCTCGATGGGGCGGCATGGTGA
- the bigR gene encoding sulfite-sensing transcriptional repressor BigR yields METKLGTSAGMTPATMEQRAGEVAGLLKTLAHPARLMLVCTLAEGEYSVGELEEKLDLHQPHLSQYLTVLREADIVGTRREGKQIFYRLSEEKAARLVGALYTIFCTEHAR; encoded by the coding sequence ATGGAAACGAAGCTCGGCACGTCGGCTGGGATGACGCCCGCCACAATGGAGCAAAGGGCGGGCGAAGTCGCGGGCCTCCTCAAGACGCTCGCCCATCCGGCACGCCTGATGCTCGTCTGCACCCTTGCAGAGGGAGAGTATTCCGTTGGCGAGCTGGAGGAAAAGCTCGACCTCCACCAGCCGCATCTTTCGCAGTACCTCACGGTGCTGCGCGAAGCGGACATCGTCGGGACGCGGCGTGAAGGAAAGCAGATCTTCTATCGGCTGAGCGAGGAGAAGGCGGCCCGGCTCGTCGGCGCCCTCTATACGATCTTCTGTACGGAGCATGCCAGATGA
- a CDS encoding YeeE/YedE family protein, giving the protein MTVYLPSLVGGMLIGLSAAMLLLLNGRIAGVSGIVGDLTGGIRISTNLAFVLGLMIGPIVFLAAFGDWPTVTIRASWPLIALAGLLVGFGTRMGSGCTSGHGVLGLARLSPRSMVAVAVFLSAGIATVTLLRGMGL; this is encoded by the coding sequence ATGACCGTGTACCTTCCCTCGCTTGTCGGCGGGATGCTGATCGGGCTCTCGGCGGCGATGCTGCTTCTGCTCAATGGTCGCATCGCCGGGGTCAGCGGCATTGTCGGCGATCTCACTGGGGGCATCCGTATCAGCACCAACCTCGCATTCGTGCTCGGACTGATGATCGGGCCCATTGTCTTTCTGGCCGCCTTTGGCGACTGGCCCACGGTGACGATCCGCGCGAGCTGGCCGCTGATCGCGCTTGCCGGGCTGCTCGTCGGCTTCGGAACGCGAATGGGCTCCGGCTGCACCAGCGGACATGGCGTGCTCGGCCTCGCCCGGCTCTCGCCGCGCTCGATGGTCGCGGTCGCCGTTTTCCTGTCGGCGGGAATTGCGACGGTGACGCTTCTGCGGGGAATGGGGCTATGA
- a CDS encoding YeeE/YedE family protein, translating into MTEHRNRIITALVSGIVFGFGLSLSGMLDPARVQGFLDVFGNWDPSLAFVLFGAVLVAFAGVRIMRGLKHPAFDDMFHLPTSKRIDARLVIGSTIFGMGWGLGGFCPGPAIASLSLGLPGPLIFVAAMLVGISVHDRGAKRIF; encoded by the coding sequence ATGACCGAGCATCGCAACAGGATCATTACGGCCCTTGTCTCCGGCATCGTGTTCGGCTTCGGACTTTCGCTGTCGGGCATGCTCGACCCCGCGCGCGTACAGGGTTTTCTCGACGTGTTCGGCAATTGGGACCCAAGTCTCGCCTTCGTGCTTTTCGGCGCCGTCCTGGTGGCCTTCGCCGGCGTGCGGATCATGCGCGGTCTCAAGCACCCTGCCTTCGACGACATGTTCCACCTCCCCACGAGCAAAAGGATCGACGCTAGGCTCGTGATCGGATCGACGATCTTCGGCATGGGTTGGGGTCTCGGCGGCTTCTGCCCCGGCCCGGCCATCGCATCCCTGTCGCTCGGTCTGCCCGGCCCCCTCATCTTCGTGGCCGCAATGCTCGTTGGCATCTCCGTCCATGATCGCGGAGCAAAGCGGATCTTCTGA
- a CDS encoding co-chaperone GroES produces MSFRPLHDRVLVRRLDADAKTAGGIIIPDTAQEKPQEGEVVAVGPGARDDSGNLQPLDLKAGDRVLFGKWSGTEIRLDGEDLLIMKGSDIMGVIEVDAKAEKAA; encoded by the coding sequence ATGTCGTTTCGTCCACTTCACGATCGCGTTCTGGTGCGCCGTCTCGATGCTGACGCAAAGACGGCGGGCGGCATCATCATTCCCGACACCGCCCAGGAAAAACCGCAGGAAGGCGAGGTTGTCGCCGTCGGACCCGGCGCGCGCGACGACAGTGGGAATCTGCAGCCTCTCGACTTGAAGGCCGGTGACCGCGTGCTCTTCGGCAAGTGGTCGGGGACCGAGATCAGGCTGGATGGCGAGGACCTGCTGATCATGAAAGGGTCCGATATCATGGGTGTGATCGAGGTTGATGCAAAGGCCGAGAAGGCTGCCTGA
- a CDS encoding SPW repeat protein: MANTFMEGKKSQDCINLVLAAGLFVSPWVMGYMADSVPAWNAWIVAVVLGALAIATLSVFAQWEEWANLVVGLWLIASPWLLGFTSNAGAMWTHVILGALVAAVSAWAVWDERQNPHAHA; the protein is encoded by the coding sequence ATGGCAAACACGTTTATGGAAGGGAAGAAGTCGCAGGACTGCATCAACCTGGTCCTTGCCGCCGGCCTCTTCGTTTCTCCCTGGGTCATGGGCTATATGGCGGACAGCGTTCCAGCCTGGAACGCCTGGATCGTCGCAGTCGTGCTGGGCGCTCTGGCGATCGCGACGCTCTCCGTATTTGCGCAGTGGGAGGAATGGGCCAACCTCGTCGTCGGGCTCTGGCTGATCGCCTCGCCCTGGCTCCTGGGGTTCACGTCCAACGCCGGTGCAATGTGGACGCATGTGATCCTTGGTGCGCTTGTCGCTGCGGTCTCCGCATGGGCCGTCTGGGACGAGCGGCAGAATCCGCATGCCCATGCATAG
- a CDS encoding universal stress protein, whose protein sequence is MYKHILIPIDGSNLSAMAVEQGLALAKQVGARVTFMMVIEPFHILTADSDQLGSTRDVYEAHAHSVAAGHLASAAEKARALGVDCVTLQVDANEAYRAIIDTAGAKGCDLIAMASHGRRGIDALLLGSVTTKVLTHSKVPVLVYR, encoded by the coding sequence ATGTACAAACATATCCTCATTCCGATCGACGGATCGAATCTTTCGGCAATGGCCGTGGAGCAGGGACTTGCCCTTGCCAAGCAGGTCGGCGCGCGCGTGACGTTCATGATGGTGATCGAGCCGTTTCACATCCTGACGGCGGACAGCGACCAGCTCGGCAGCACGCGGGACGTCTACGAGGCTCACGCACATTCGGTCGCCGCCGGCCACCTGGCCTCGGCCGCGGAAAAGGCGAGAGCTCTCGGGGTCGACTGCGTGACGTTGCAGGTCGATGCGAACGAGGCTTACCGCGCGATCATCGATACTGCCGGCGCGAAGGGCTGCGATCTGATCGCGATGGCTTCGCACGGGCGGCGCGGGATCGATGCGCTTCTCCTTGGAAGCGTCACCACAAAGGTTCTCACCCACTCGAAGGTGCCGGTTCTCGTCTACCGCTGA
- a CDS encoding phasin family protein, whose translation MEHQASAPISGFSPAWPPFGPDVRSTASVAAHLQAEAVHAMMRCQIEFLSFLNHRYEKDFKLIDDLITSQETGDSFEVLGEFMQSAVTEYATEAGKLARINSRALYAAADRIRDGARVIADDMSAATVG comes from the coding sequence ATGGAACATCAAGCATCTGCGCCGATTTCCGGCTTTTCCCCTGCCTGGCCGCCCTTTGGTCCGGATGTCCGGTCGACCGCCAGCGTGGCTGCACACCTGCAGGCCGAGGCGGTTCACGCGATGATGCGTTGCCAGATAGAGTTCTTGTCCTTCCTGAACCATCGCTACGAGAAGGACTTCAAGCTGATCGATGACCTGATCACCAGCCAGGAGACAGGCGACTCTTTCGAGGTTCTCGGCGAATTCATGCAATCAGCCGTAACCGAGTACGCCACCGAGGCAGGCAAGCTCGCCAGGATCAACTCCAGGGCGCTCTACGCCGCCGCCGACCGTATTCGCGATGGAGCGAGAGTTATCGCCGACGATATGTCTGCCGCGACGGTCGGATGA
- a CDS encoding Rrf2 family transcriptional regulator produces MILKSQVEWALHCCAILAGLPQNKYLSTKALAEFHGVPKEYLSKALQSLSQAGIVHTTLGPSGGYRLGKPPADLSFLDIVEAVEGNARTFTCSNIRANNPCRPQGFCDSGPCAVARIMWEADEAWRSKLRSVSLAQLIEMLGQEIPADLWKSTAQWVQQRAG; encoded by the coding sequence ATGATCCTCAAGAGCCAAGTTGAATGGGCGTTGCATTGCTGCGCGATTCTTGCCGGTCTCCCGCAGAACAAGTACCTTTCGACGAAGGCGCTTGCCGAGTTCCATGGCGTGCCGAAGGAATACCTCTCGAAGGCTCTTCAAAGCCTCTCCCAGGCCGGCATCGTCCACACCACGCTTGGGCCGAGCGGCGGCTACAGGTTGGGCAAGCCGCCCGCCGACCTCAGCTTTCTGGATATCGTCGAGGCCGTGGAAGGCAACGCGCGCACGTTCACCTGCAGCAACATACGGGCCAACAATCCCTGCCGGCCGCAGGGCTTCTGCGACAGCGGTCCTTGTGCCGTCGCCCGCATCATGTGGGAAGCGGATGAAGCCTGGCGCAGCAAGCTTAGAAGCGTGAGCCTGGCACAACTGATAGAAATGCTCGGACAGGAAATCCCTGCTGATCTCTGGAAAAGCACCGCCCAGTGGGTGCAGCAGCGCGCGGGCTAA
- a CDS encoding cupin domain-containing protein: MIRKLLLAAALGSLSAFAANAHDAGKASKVTVVYEHELPNVPGKSLKGVLVEYGPGGFSDAHTHPSSAFIYATVLEGAIQSQVNDGPVKVYHAGENFSEMPGDRHGVSANDSDTKPAKLLAVFVVDTTQKELTFPMAK; encoded by the coding sequence ATGATCAGGAAACTTCTGCTTGCGGCCGCACTGGGGTCGCTCTCCGCCTTCGCTGCGAATGCACACGACGCAGGAAAGGCTTCGAAAGTCACGGTCGTCTACGAGCACGAACTGCCGAACGTGCCCGGCAAGAGCCTCAAGGGAGTCCTCGTAGAGTACGGACCCGGCGGCTTCTCCGACGCCCATACCCACCCGAGTTCCGCCTTCATCTACGCGACCGTGCTCGAGGGCGCGATCCAAAGCCAGGTCAATGACGGTCCGGTGAAGGTCTACCATGCCGGCGAGAACTTTTCGGAGATGCCCGGTGACCGCCACGGTGTCAGCGCGAACGACAGCGACACGAAGCCGGCGAAGCTGCTGGCGGTCTTCGTGGTCGACACGACCCAGAAGGAACTGACCTTTCCCATGGCCAAGTAG
- a CDS encoding SDR family oxidoreductase: MKIVVIGGTGLIGSKTVERLRKRGHEVVAASPNSGVNTITGEGLAAALAGAEVVLDLANSPSFEDKAVMEFFETAGRNLLTAEKVAGVKHHIALSVVGTERLLDSGYFRAKLAQEKLIIASGIPYTIVRSTQFMEFLGGIAQSGTVGDTVRLSPAYVQPIVSDDVADAMADVALSPPANGIVEIAGPERARLSELVGRYLKATNDPRKVEADPEAHYFGAPLTDGTLVSDDNPRLGHITFEQWFAASRAAQ, translated from the coding sequence ATGAAAATCGTAGTCATCGGCGGCACCGGCCTCATCGGTTCCAAGACGGTCGAACGGCTGAGGAAGCGGGGGCACGAGGTTGTCGCCGCATCTCCGAACTCGGGCGTGAACACGATCACCGGCGAAGGGCTTGCCGCAGCGCTGGCGGGGGCGGAGGTCGTTCTCGACCTCGCCAACTCGCCGTCCTTCGAGGACAAGGCCGTGATGGAGTTCTTCGAAACGGCGGGGCGCAATCTTCTTACGGCCGAGAAGGTCGCGGGCGTGAAGCACCACATCGCGCTCTCCGTCGTGGGAACGGAGCGCCTGCTGGACAGCGGTTACTTCCGCGCCAAGCTGGCTCAGGAGAAGCTCATCATCGCTTCCGGAATTCCCTACACGATCGTGCGCTCCACGCAGTTCATGGAGTTCCTCGGCGGCATCGCGCAATCCGGGACTGTCGGTGACACGGTTCGGCTCTCGCCGGCCTATGTGCAGCCGATCGTTTCGGACGATGTGGCAGACGCGATGGCGGACGTTGCGCTCTCGCCGCCAGCCAACGGCATCGTCGAAATTGCCGGTCCCGAGCGGGCAAGGCTCAGCGAACTGGTCGGTCGATACCTCAAGGCGACCAACGATCCGAGGAAGGTCGAGGCGGATCCGGAGGCGCACTACTTCGGGGCGCCTCTCACCGATGGCACGCTTGTTTCCGACGACAATCCGCGGCTCGGTCACATCACCTTCGAGCAGTGGTTCGCTGCATCCCGTGCGGCGCAATGA
- a CDS encoding carboxymuconolactone decarboxylase family protein, whose product MTQRLNYAQQSPELFNKFVEFSVSLKNSVIDERIRDLVNIRASQINGCAFCLDMHVKEAKIHGESELRLYHVAIWRESNLFHPRERAALAWTEALTRLPEGGVPDEIYERVRGQLSEKEISDLTFSIMTINAWNRASIAFRNVPGSADKAFGLDKANLS is encoded by the coding sequence ATGACACAGCGCCTGAACTACGCCCAGCAGTCCCCGGAACTCTTCAATAAATTCGTGGAATTCAGCGTTTCTCTGAAAAACAGCGTCATCGACGAGCGGATCCGGGATCTCGTCAACATCCGCGCCTCGCAGATCAACGGATGCGCCTTCTGCCTCGACATGCACGTGAAGGAGGCCAAGATCCACGGCGAGAGCGAGCTGCGGCTCTATCACGTGGCGATCTGGCGTGAATCCAACCTGTTCCATCCTCGCGAACGCGCAGCCCTTGCTTGGACCGAAGCGCTCACGAGGCTTCCGGAGGGTGGCGTGCCGGACGAAATCTACGAGCGGGTGCGCGGCCAGCTCTCCGAAAAGGAGATCTCGGACCTGACCTTCTCCATCATGACGATCAATGCTTGGAACCGAGCAAGCATCGCCTTCCGGAACGTGCCCGGCTCAGCCGACAAGGCATTCGGCCTCGACAAGGCCAACCTGAGCTAA
- a CDS encoding LysR family transcriptional regulator — translation MDLVSALQTFIRVSETGSFSAAADERHMTQPAISRQISALEQHFNTRLLHRTTSGVALTLEGERVIPLAMRILEAVDELGDTVGCDGTHASGKVRISLPAPLGLSLSDRLGDLLRQHPGLAVELVTTETSSNLVEAGFDLEVRLGPVSDSNLIGRRLGWTTAFLVASPDYLARHPAPRTLADIAAHHCISHCRGGDGRTWLFSDGSEDVAVRIVPRLQANNAVMVHRAAIAGAGLAVLSHILAVPDIAAGRLVSLLPEFPPARLPIHVVYPSRRNLPLRVRAVLDFLTELVREDPAMSAAS, via the coding sequence ATGGACCTGGTATCCGCATTGCAGACATTTATCCGCGTATCCGAGACGGGGTCCTTCTCAGCCGCGGCGGATGAGCGCCACATGACCCAGCCCGCGATCTCGCGGCAGATCTCGGCACTGGAACAGCATTTCAACACACGGCTTCTTCACCGCACGACGAGCGGCGTGGCCCTGACGCTCGAGGGCGAACGCGTGATCCCCTTGGCCATGCGCATACTCGAGGCCGTCGACGAACTCGGTGACACGGTCGGATGCGACGGGACGCACGCCTCCGGCAAGGTCCGGATAAGCCTGCCCGCACCGCTCGGGCTCTCCCTCAGCGACCGGCTCGGCGACCTGCTCCGCCAGCATCCGGGCCTTGCGGTGGAGCTGGTCACGACCGAAACCTCGTCGAACCTCGTCGAGGCAGGGTTCGATCTGGAGGTTCGGCTCGGCCCGGTTTCCGACAGCAATCTCATCGGCAGGCGGCTTGGCTGGACGACGGCCTTTCTCGTGGCGTCACCCGATTATCTTGCCCGACATCCCGCCCCGCGAACGCTGGCCGACATCGCGGCGCATCACTGCATCTCCCATTGCCGCGGCGGAGACGGACGCACGTGGCTCTTCTCCGACGGGTCGGAGGACGTCGCAGTCAGGATCGTGCCGAGGCTGCAGGCGAACAACGCCGTCATGGTTCACCGGGCAGCCATTGCCGGGGCTGGTCTTGCCGTGCTCTCCCACATCCTGGCCGTACCGGACATCGCTGCCGGCAGGCTTGTATCTCTCCTGCCCGAGTTTCCGCCCGCGCGGCTTCCCATTCACGTCGTCTATCCGTCCAGACGCAACTTGCCGCTCCGCGTCAGAGCCGTTCTTGATTTTCTCACGGAGCTCGTGCGGGAGGATCCCGCCATGAGCGCCGCATCATGA